In Sporosarcina psychrophila, a genomic segment contains:
- a CDS encoding ABC transporter substrate-binding protein has protein sequence MKKFKNLSIALALILVLILSACTSGTAANEDFGKDKGAEKGNNEVRTNLNIGIEASPTTLIPNTDPNFIKDMHLKSIFEPLIGRSPDGEMTPLLATEWENTDDLTWKFKLREDVKFHNGEVLTPEAVKYSVDYVMDEKNQSGYRGHFAPIKEVKIIDDLNFEIITSEPMPTLLVKLADNLLIMEPKHMEEVGDGAAESPIGTGPYKFVEMKRDQSFKMVAFEDYWDGEQEIKEINYRVIPEFSSRLSAFLAGEIDLLNNLPVDSIAKIEESNEGKIESVSSSRVIYLGLNDKEGSPFTDKKVRQAANYAINTDELLEFVLNGQGTKMTGPLSVVNEGYTETKEYEYNPEKAQELLKEAGYEPGELKITLETTNGRYPMDAQVAQAISTQLNEGGFDSSVQVNEYATHVSRIAQNEVKEMYVSSMGTQFDAIGSMNNLFIPGSTFLLHTPSEEIQQSIIDGSSIMDVAERKAHYDKLQNWAADEAVMVPLWQQGDVYAINENLEFHPRVDQRYIFTDVKWKN, from the coding sequence GTGAAGAAATTTAAAAACCTAAGTATAGCACTTGCACTAATTCTTGTATTGATTCTATCTGCTTGTACTTCAGGTACTGCAGCAAACGAAGATTTTGGAAAAGACAAAGGGGCTGAAAAAGGAAATAATGAAGTACGAACAAATTTGAATATAGGAATTGAAGCAAGTCCAACCACGCTTATTCCAAATACGGATCCAAACTTTATTAAAGATATGCATCTTAAAAGTATTTTTGAACCACTAATTGGAAGAAGTCCGGATGGTGAAATGACACCACTTTTGGCTACTGAGTGGGAAAATACTGATGATCTGACTTGGAAATTTAAATTGCGTGAAGACGTGAAATTTCATAACGGTGAAGTTTTAACGCCAGAAGCTGTTAAATATTCAGTAGACTATGTCATGGATGAGAAAAACCAATCTGGGTATAGAGGCCACTTTGCCCCTATTAAAGAAGTCAAAATAATAGATGATTTGAATTTTGAAATTATTACAAGCGAACCAATGCCAACATTACTTGTTAAGTTGGCGGATAATTTGCTAATTATGGAACCTAAACATATGGAAGAGGTTGGGGATGGAGCGGCCGAAAGTCCCATTGGAACTGGTCCATATAAATTTGTGGAAATGAAAAGAGACCAAAGTTTCAAAATGGTAGCATTTGAAGATTATTGGGATGGAGAGCAAGAAATTAAAGAAATTAATTACAGAGTTATTCCAGAGTTTAGTTCGAGGCTATCTGCATTCTTAGCAGGAGAAATTGATTTGCTGAATAATTTACCAGTAGACTCCATTGCTAAAATCGAAGAAAGTAATGAAGGGAAAATAGAGTCAGTGAGTTCATCCAGAGTTATTTATCTTGGTCTGAATGATAAAGAAGGCAGTCCATTTACAGATAAAAAGGTTCGTCAAGCGGCTAACTATGCGATTAACACAGATGAATTATTAGAGTTCGTATTAAACGGTCAGGGTACAAAGATGACAGGACCACTTTCGGTAGTTAATGAAGGTTATACAGAAACTAAAGAATATGAATATAATCCGGAAAAAGCACAGGAACTATTAAAGGAAGCTGGATATGAGCCAGGTGAACTGAAAATTACACTTGAAACAACGAATGGTAGATATCCGATGGATGCACAAGTTGCACAAGCAATCTCTACGCAACTAAATGAAGGAGGTTTTGATTCTTCTGTTCAGGTAAACGAGTATGCTACACATGTAAGTAGAATTGCACAAAACGAAGTTAAAGAAATGTATGTAAGTAGTATGGGAACTCAGTTCGATGCTATTGGTTCAATGAATAACTTATTTATACCAGGTAGTACATTCTTGCTTCATACTCCGTCTGAAGAAATCCAACAAAGCATAATAGATGGTTCTTCGATTATGGATGTTGCAGAACGTAAAGCGCATTACGACAAATTACAAAACTGGGCTGCTGACGAAGCGGTAATGGTTCCATTATGGCAGCAAGGGGATGTCTATGCTATCAATGAAAACCTAGAGTTTCACCCACGCGTTGACCAAAGATATATCTTTACAGATGTAAAATGGAAAAATTAG